The Syntrophobotulus glycolicus DSM 8271 DNA window AATATCATTTCCATCGCTATGACGAGCACATTGAGTACAGTTCCTCCGTTGTTATGCATCTCTTTAAAGAGTGTACGATTTTCTTATTCGCAGATAAAACAATCAGGGGAGTACGTGATAAACATGGTTGGCAGAGATCTATGCTTTGCAACGGACTGGTGTGGAGTAAAATCAGGAAGAGATTATGACAAATTTAAGGAATGCAATCTTACGCCTGTACCCATTAAGAACCTTTCAATTGCTCATGCAATTGCGGAAGCACCGATATCAATAGGCTGCAAATTGGTAAATGTAGCTAAGGCAGGAAGCTATGAGGTTTTCATAGGTGAGGTGGTTTCAGTTGAAGCGGATTCTGATATCCTCGATGAAAACGGTAAAGCGGATTTTAAAAAATTTGGCCTGATATCATACAACGATGGAGATTATTATGAACTCGGAGAGCATCTGGGATTCTTAGGATACTCGATAGCTTCCCCAGAAGTGCTCAAAAAGAAGAGCAAAAAATAGTAATCTGATTAACAAATAAATGAAAGAAAACAAATAGTATTTTAACTTAAAGGAGATTAAAAAAAATGATTTATTCAAGAACTTATAAAATTATTGTAATCGCACTTTTGGCATCGCTAGGGTATGTACTGTCTACATTCATAA harbors:
- a CDS encoding flavin reductase family protein, with protein sequence MGQNKEKVNLKISSTILSPSPAILVSCKGTEAPYDKDNIISIAMTSTLSTVPPLLCISLKSVRFSYSQIKQSGEYVINMVGRDLCFATDWCGVKSGRDYDKFKECNLTPVPIKNLSIAHAIAEAPISIGCKLVNVAKAGSYEVFIGEVVSVEADSDILDENGKADFKKFGLISYNDGDYYELGEHLGFLGYSIASPEVLKKKSKK